The Triticum dicoccoides isolate Atlit2015 ecotype Zavitan chromosome 6A, WEW_v2.0, whole genome shotgun sequence genome has a window encoding:
- the LOC119316982 gene encoding isocitrate dehydrogenase [NAD] regulatory subunit 1, mitochondrial-like, whose translation MARRSALLLRRVLSLAPPSPLAGAVSRRTVTYMPRPGDGAPRTVTLIPGDGIGPLVTGAVRQVMEAMHAPVCFETYEVHGDMPSVPPEVIESIRRNKVCLKGGLATPVGGGVSSLNLQLRKELDLYASLVNCFNLPGLPTRHDNVDIAVIRENTEGEYSGLEHEVVPGVVESLKVMTKFCSERIAKYAFEYAYLNNRKKVTAVHKANIMKLADGLFLESCREVATKYPGIQYSEIIVDNCCMQLVAKPEQFDVMVTPNLYGNLVSNVAAGIAGGTGVMPGGNVGQDHAIFEQGASAGNVGNDKIVQQKKANPVALFLSSAMMLRHLQFPSFADRLESAVKSVIAEGKYRTRDLGGTSTTQEVTDAVIAKLD comes from the exons ATGGCGCGGCGATCCGCCCTTCTCCTCCGGCGCGTTCTCTCcctggcccctccctcccccctcgctGGCGCCGTGTCCCGCCGTACCGTCACCTACATGCCGCGCCCGGGCGACGGCGCCCCGCGCACCGTCACGCTCATCCCGGGCGACGGCATCGGGCCCCTCGTGACCGGCGCCGTGCGCCAGGTGATGGAGGCAATGCACGCGCCGGTCTGCTTCGAGACGTACGAGGTCCACGGCGACATGCCATCGGTGCCTCCCGAGGTCATCGAGTCCATCCGCCGCAACAAGGTCTGCCTCAAGGGCGGTCTCGCTACACCCGTCGGCGGAGGTGTCTCCTCCCTCAATCTGCAGCTGCGCAAGGAGCTCGACCTCTACGCTTccctcgtcaattgtttcaacctccCTGGCCTGCCCACCAGGCACGACAACGTTGACATCGCCGTCATCAGGGAGAACACGGAGGGCGAGTACTCGGGTCTCGAGCACGAGGTCGTTCCTGGCGTCGTGGAGAGCCTCAAG GTGATGACGAAGTTCTGCTCTGAAAGGATTGCCAAATACGCCTTTGAGTATGCTTACCTCAACAATAGAAAGAAAGTGACGGCAGTGCACAAAGCAAACATCATGAAGCTAGCTGATGGTTTGTTCTTGGAGTCCTGCCGTGAGGTTGCGACGAAGTATCCTGGAATTCAATATAGTGAAATCATTGTGGACAACTGCTGTATGCAGCTTGTTGCAAAACCTGAACAGTTTGATGTTATG GTCACCCCAAATCTTTATGGCAATCTGGTGTCTAATGTGGCTGCAGGTATTGCTGGAGGCACGGGTGTCATGCCTGGAG GCAATGTTGGTCAGGACCATGCCATCTTTGAGCAGGGCGCTTCTGCAGGAAATGTGGGAAATGACAAGATTGTGCAACAGAAGAAAGCTAACCCAGTTGCTCTGTTTCTCTCGTCCGCCATGATGCTGAGGCATTTGCAGTTCCCGTCATTCGCCGACCGGCTGGAATCAGCAGTGAAGAGTGTCATTGCAGAAGGCAAATACAGGACCAGGGATTTGGGCGGCACCAGCACCACCCAGGAAGTCACGGATGCAGTAATCGCCAAACTTGATTAG
- the LOC119316981 gene encoding uncharacterized protein LOC119316981, producing MASHLDFRYLDEGLGGERGKRKRREEEADAADSMDLDADAPRSSKLRAVASQSDPSKPAAFGSPTYDGVIAGRVSGRTWKEPRTRRSSALMVSRKPVPLEQRVRDKSLKKAYQARVAELKDEIRQNKVAKRKQKEEREKRKKENVLRTGSKLQKVTNPKTIQKIAKSKNRGQLRVVSDDIFGGKKSEAARRMQVPGLEN from the coding sequence ATGGCCTCGCACCTCGACTTTCGCTACCTCGACGAGGGCCTCGGCGGCGAGCGCGGCAAGCgcaagcgccgggaggaggaggcaGATGCCGCCGATTCCATGGACCTCGACGCCGACGCGCCCCGGTCGTCCAAGCTCCGTGCAGTGGCCTCCCAGTCTGACCCGTCCAAGCCGGCGGCCTTCGGGTCGCCCACCTACGACGGCGTCATCGCCGGGCGCGTCTCGGGGCGGACATGGAAGGAGCCACGCACGCGCCGCTCCTCCGCGCTGATGGTGTCCCGGAAGCCCGTCCCTCTGGAGCAGCGCGTGAGGGACAAGTCCCTGAAGAAGGCgtaccaggcgcgcgtggcggagcTCAAGGACGAGATCCGGCAGAACAAGGTCGCCAAGCGCAAGCAGAAGGAGGAGCGGGAGAAGCGCAAGAAGGAGAACGTGCTGCGCACGGGCTCGAAGCTGCAGAAGGTCACCAACCCCAAGACGATCCAGAAGATCGCCAAGTCCAAGAACCGAGGTCAGCTCAGGGTCGTATCCGACGACATCTTCGGCGGCAAGAAGTCCGAGGCCGCCCGCCGCATGCAGGTGCCCGGCCTGGAGAACTGA